From a single uncultured Methanobrevibacter sp. genomic region:
- the queC gene encoding 7-cyano-7-deazaguanine synthase QueC, giving the protein MKKAISVMSGGLDCTVATAVYSKDYEIHAITFDYGQKAATQEIRASKEICERMGWSHEVIELDWLSRISNSSLNTDDDIPKVDENDLDDLDKSSETASNVWVPARNTVFTSIALSYAESIGAEIIIVGWNGEEGATFPDNSKEYLDEFNNLISVGSPEKIRIEAPAIELDKEEIVKLGLDVGAPMELSYSCYKGEEIPCGVCESCMRRKRAFKKMGLEYD; this is encoded by the coding sequence ATGAAAAAAGCAATTTCAGTAATGTCAGGAGGCCTTGACTGCACCGTTGCAACCGCAGTCTACAGTAAAGATTATGAGATTCATGCGATTACCTTTGATTATGGTCAAAAGGCAGCCACACAGGAAATCAGGGCTTCAAAAGAGATTTGTGAAAGGATGGGATGGAGTCATGAAGTAATTGAATTGGATTGGCTTTCAAGAATAAGCAATTCAAGCCTCAATACAGATGATGACATTCCCAAAGTCGATGAAAATGATTTGGACGACTTGGATAAAAGTAGCGAAACCGCAAGCAATGTTTGGGTTCCTGCAAGAAATACCGTTTTTACATCAATTGCCCTTTCATATGCCGAAAGCATTGGTGCTGAAATAATCATTGTTGGTTGGAACGGTGAGGAAGGAGCTACATTTCCAGACAATTCAAAAGAGTATCTTGATGAATTCAATAATCTGATAAGTGTAGGTTCACCTGAAAAAATAAGGATTGAAGCACCTGCCATCGAACTTGACAAGGAGGAAATCGTCAAGCTTGGCCTCGATGTAGGCGCTCCAATGGAATTAAGCTATTCCTGCTATAAGGGAGAGGAAATCCCATGTGGCGTTTGTGAAAGTTGCATGAGACGCAAACGTGCATTTAAAAAAATGGGACTTGAATATGACTAG